In Ruminiclostridium papyrosolvens DSM 2782, the following proteins share a genomic window:
- a CDS encoding DUF4760 domain-containing protein, translating into MWISVMTILISITAIIISAVTALYTIRKDHERSRREKALELVMQWSTNLSNNRKSSLARKYVEKFDEKQARSLINQEEIVFNENETELCRKIRKLLSVNPEVSKEYERKLTVEESSELRWIIICYLNMLESVLSASHHGVADIKIIKEQFQYLYNPANGDYVLEKIRKACPGCYPATDNFYENIKNKSSSERGKVA; encoded by the coding sequence ATGTGGATATCTGTAATGACAATATTGATAAGTATTACGGCAATAATAATAAGTGCCGTAACAGCATTGTACACTATCAGAAAGGACCATGAACGTTCAAGACGTGAAAAGGCCTTGGAGCTTGTAATGCAGTGGAGTACAAACCTAAGTAATAATCGGAAGTCCAGTCTTGCCAGAAAGTATGTGGAAAAATTTGATGAGAAACAGGCAAGAAGTCTCATTAATCAGGAAGAAATTGTTTTTAATGAAAATGAGACGGAACTTTGCAGAAAAATCAGAAAACTATTGTCAGTGAACCCGGAAGTAAGTAAAGAATACGAAAGAAAATTGACAGTTGAGGAAAGTTCCGAACTTCGATGGATAATAATTTGCTATTTAAACATGCTGGAATCGGTTCTAAGTGCAAGTCATCATGGTGTAGCTGATATCAAGATAATCAAGGAACAGTTTCAATATTTATATAATCCCGCAAATGGTGACTACGTTTTAGAGAAAATTAGAAAAGCCTGCCCGGGATGTTATCCTGCAACAGACAATTTCTATGAAAACATTAAAAATAAAAGCAGCTCTGAAAGAGGCAAAGTTGCCTGA
- a CDS encoding right-handed parallel beta-helix repeat-containing protein, translating into MKNKDRLKGFFSGVIFSVIIGAFTLGVTVFAAPVESKLSVIYDNIKIYVDGALFQPKDTNGKDIQPFISKGVTYLPVAAISKALGKDVSWDGKSKSVYIGLQPDSKAKEVTVSNVTELFDALGPNKHIKLKPGTYDISDLNPKSKNANIYWESVYDGNELILNGINNLTLEGLGDKPVELVVEPRYANVLTFKNSRKISVKNIKAGHTIEKGECVGGVFNFDSSKDVDISKSILYGCGTYGIIANNSENLKLTDSTIEECTYGAMTIYNCKNFAFTNSIIRKCENFSLIDISSSTNITYDKCEISDNTSSDVLAVNLSDGIKFTNCKFKNNSSFDPKLFPNVDFTGTTFQ; encoded by the coding sequence ATGAAAAACAAAGATAGGCTTAAAGGGTTTTTTTCAGGAGTAATATTTTCAGTAATCATAGGAGCATTTACATTAGGTGTAACAGTTTTTGCAGCACCTGTGGAAAGTAAGCTGTCAGTAATTTATGATAACATTAAAATCTATGTGGATGGAGCTCTTTTCCAACCAAAGGACACTAACGGTAAAGATATTCAGCCTTTTATTTCAAAGGGAGTTACATATTTACCCGTTGCAGCTATAAGTAAGGCCCTTGGAAAAGATGTTAGCTGGGATGGAAAATCAAAGAGTGTTTATATAGGATTACAGCCTGATTCAAAAGCCAAAGAAGTAACGGTTTCCAATGTTACTGAACTGTTTGACGCACTTGGTCCTAATAAACATATTAAGTTGAAACCGGGAACTTATGATATTTCAGACTTGAATCCAAAATCCAAAAATGCAAATATATACTGGGAAAGTGTATACGATGGTAACGAATTAATACTCAATGGAATTAATAATCTTACGTTGGAAGGTTTGGGGGATAAACCCGTTGAATTAGTTGTCGAGCCAAGATACGCAAATGTTCTGACATTTAAAAACTCCAGAAAAATATCTGTAAAGAATATTAAAGCCGGACATACCATAGAAAAGGGTGAGTGTGTAGGAGGTGTATTTAACTTTGATTCATCAAAGGATGTAGATATATCAAAGAGCATTTTATACGGATGCGGAACCTATGGAATTATAGCTAATAATTCTGAGAACTTAAAGCTTACCGACTCCACCATTGAAGAGTGTACATATGGAGCAATGACTATATATAATTGCAAAAATTTCGCATTTACCAATAGTATAATCAGAAAGTGTGAGAACTTTAGTTTGATTGATATCAGCTCTTCAACAAATATTACATACGACAAATGTGAGATATCTGATAATACTTCAAGTGATGTTTTAGCGGTAAATTTATCTGATGGCATTAAATTCACTAACTGTAAATTTAAAAATAACAGCTCATTTGATCCTAAACTTTTCCCAAATGTTGATTTTACAGGAACTACTTTTCAATAA